A stretch of Camelina sativa cultivar DH55 chromosome 18, Cs, whole genome shotgun sequence DNA encodes these proteins:
- the LOC104760692 gene encoding glucan endo-1,3-beta-glucosidase 7-like, with protein MAASVYSFLLLFFSSCLHLSKSQPFLGVNYGLTADNLPPPSASAKLLQSTTFQKVRLYGSDPAVIKALANTGIEIVIGASNGDVPGLASDPGFARTWVETNVIPYYPASKIVLIAVGNEVTTFGDNTLMSQLLPAMKNVQSALEAASLGGGKIKVSTVHVMSVLAGSDPPSTAVFKPEHADILKGLLEFNSETGSPFAVNPYPFFAYQEDRRPETLAYCLFQTNPGRVDPNSNLKYMNMFDAQVDAVYSALNSMGFKDVEIMVAETGWPYKGDPEEAGATVENARAYNKNLIAHLKSGSGTPLMPGKVIETYLFALYDENLKPGKGSERAFGLFKPDLTMTYDIGLTKTTNNQSSMAPQSPTTRRLPPAAAPTGQTFPAPPQMILPSPVTPSDKNSGQTDVHNSTPRSASLAHICRSLSISASMLFVFVLYALIM; from the exons ATGGCAGCTTCTGTTTATTCATTTCTCctactcttcttctcctcatgtTTACATCTATCAA AGTCTCAACCGTTCCTCGGAGTAAACTATGGCCTTACCGCCGACAATCTTCCACCTCCCTCAGCCAGTGCAAAGCTTCTTCAGTCcacaactttccaaaaagtCCGGCTTTACGGATCCGACCCGGCTGTAATCAAGGCCCTCGCAAACACGGGGATCGAGATCGTTATCGGGGCATCTAACGGCGATGTACCCGGTTTAGCATCCGACCCGGGTTTCGCCCGAACCTGGGTTGAAACCAACGTGATACCTTATTATCCAGCGAGCAAGATTGTTCTTATAGCCGTTGGGAACGAGGTCACAACCTTTGGCGACAATACCCTCATGTCGCAGCTTCTACCTGCTATGAAAAATGTACAAAGTGCTCTCGAGGCGGCGTCTCTTGGTGGCGGGAAAATTAAGGTCTCGACGGTACATGTAATGTCGGTTCTGGCCGGGTCAGACCCTCCTTCGACCGCGGTATTTAAACCGGAACATGCTGATATATTGAAGGGGTTGCTAGAGTTTAATAGTGAGACCGGGTCACCTTTTGCGGTTAACCCGTACCCGTTTTTCGCGTACCAAGAAGACCGGAGACCCGAAACGTTGGCCTATTGCTTGTTTCAGACTAATCCTGGCCGTGTCGACCCCAACAGCAACCTTAAGTATATGAACATGTTCGATGCTCAG GTTGATGCGGTGTATTCAGCTTTAAACTCAATGGGGTTTAAAGACGTAGAGATAATGGTCGCTGAGACTGGGTGGCCATACAAGGGAGACCCGGAAGAGGCTGGTGCAACAGTTGAGAACGCTAGAGCTTACAATAAAAACCTCATTGCTCATTTGAAATCTGGGTCCGGGACGCCACTTATGCCCGGGAAAGTGATCGAGACATACTTGTTTGCATTGTACGACGAGAATCTCAAGCCTGGGAAAGGTTCAGAACGAGCCTTCGGGTTGTTTAAACCTGATCTAACCATGACTTACGATATCGGGCTCACCAAGACTACCAATAACCAA TCTTCCATGGCTCCACAGTCGCCAACAACGCGACGTCTACCACCAGCCGCCGCCCCGACAGGGCAAACCTTTCCTGCTCCGCCGCAGATGATTCTCCCTTCACCTGTTACTCCCTCGGACAAAAACTCTGGACAAACCGATGTTCACAATTCGACTCCGCGCTCTGCCTCTCTCGCTCACATTTGCCGTTCTCTCTCTATTTCGGCATCGATGTTGTTTGTCTTCGTTTTGTATGCATTGATCATGTAG